A single region of the Methylocystis echinoides genome encodes:
- the rimM gene encoding ribosome maturation factor RimM (Essential for efficient processing of 16S rRNA): MTKTNLVLLGRFGAPHGVRGEIRLQSHTADPMAIATYGALTDKSGAKSFTLLSVRPQGKDMLVARVESVTDRAGAEALTGVELFIARDKLPEPEDEDEFYLADLVGLRAESRDGAAIGTVVALRNFGAGDILEIAPAGGGETLMFPFTKAVVPVVAVAEGRVVIEPPVEVETERDEG; encoded by the coding sequence ATGACAAAGACAAACCTCGTCCTTCTCGGCCGTTTCGGCGCGCCCCATGGCGTGCGCGGCGAGATTCGCCTGCAAAGCCACACGGCCGATCCGATGGCGATCGCGACCTATGGCGCGCTGACCGACAAGAGCGGCGCGAAAAGCTTCACCCTTCTCTCCGTCCGCCCGCAGGGCAAGGACATGCTGGTCGCCCGCGTCGAGAGCGTGACTGATCGCGCGGGCGCCGAGGCGCTGACGGGCGTCGAACTCTTCATCGCGCGCGACAAACTTCCCGAGCCGGAAGACGAGGACGAGTTCTACCTCGCCGATCTCGTCGGCCTGCGCGCGGAAAGCCGCGACGGCGCCGCCATCGGGACAGTTGTCGCCTTACGCAATTTCGGCGCGGGAGACATTCTGGAGATCGCGCCAGCAGGCGGCGGCGAGACGCTGATGTTTCCCTTCACCAAAGCGGTGGTTCCGGTGGTCGCCGTCGCGGAAGGGCGCGTGGTGATCGAGCCGCCGGTGGAAGTCGAGACCGAAAGGGACGAGGGCTAG
- the rpsP gene encoding 30S ribosomal protein S16 encodes MSLKIRLARGGAKKRPFYRVVVADSRSPRDGRYIEKLGTFDPLKAKDAADRVVLDAEKAKDWLAKGAQPTDRVARLLDAAGVLKRDARNNPQKAQPKKKAQERAAAAAEAAAAAE; translated from the coding sequence ATGTCTCTCAAGATTCGTCTCGCCCGCGGCGGCGCCAAGAAGCGCCCCTTCTATCGCGTCGTCGTCGCCGACTCCCGTAGCCCGCGCGACGGCCGCTACATCGAGAAGCTCGGCACCTTCGACCCGCTGAAGGCCAAGGACGCCGCCGATCGCGTCGTGCTCGACGCCGAGAAGGCCAAGGACTGGCTCGCCAAGGGCGCGCAGCCGACCGACCGCGTCGCCCGCCTGCTCGACGCCGCCGGCGTGCTGAAGCGCGACGCCCGCAACAATCCGCAGAAGGCCCAGCCGAAGAAGAAGGCGCAGGAACGCGCCGCCGCCGCGGCCGAAGCCGCCGCCGCCGCGGAGTAA